In Marinicauda algicola, one DNA window encodes the following:
- a CDS encoding DUF4159 domain-containing protein, with amino-acid sequence MIALGPLAFAAPLALLGLFALPLLWMVLRATPPSPREVVFAPLALLRRIARTPETPQSTPLWLIVLRLFLAALVILALARPVWQPEAELGEDLPLLVLVDDGWAAAAGWRAVGAEAQGRLERAAVDGRQAALVFTAEPQETAETVRFGDAREALARLQAAEPRPWSGNRTLAAERIEAAFAQAGAPARAEILWLADGLAGTDDGDVSRRLAAHGPLTVMVPPAEDSPLALRPAQPTEAGFEAELVRADTRGARTADVVAIAADGQALARGEAVFEDGAATARFTARLPLDLRNQMRLIRIEGEASAGAVQLADDAWRHPRVGVIEPAGGEQDQPLLSDLHYVGEALAPHAELWRDTLDDLLEAGPAVLVMVDAARTEDARLADFVTGGGVLIRFAGPRLATRGDDLLPVPLRSGGRLFGGAMAWDEPQQLDAFGEDSPFAGLAVPADVMVTRQVLAEPGPALDSHVWARLRDGTPLVTAERRGEGWIVLFHVTAGPDWSNLPLSGLYPAMLRRVLALAGSGAAAVPAEGAWQIERQLSGTGRLVAPSGLAEPVAADGLARAEASPQTPPGLWRLGAASAALNVIGPRTAIAPLARELPGAHVVTRDGTRELRLAGPLLAFALLLFAADMIIALALSGRLPALRRGLASLAVAAVALPLMLFEARAQDAAISDAEAMDRALEVRFGYVLTGNAEIDRISQAGLEGLAATLFARTAIEPGEPRGIEIESEPILFYPMIYWPVTEDAPALSPNAAARVEAYLQSGGLIVFDTRDAGTVAVRREPHPGLVRVLDAIDVPPLARIPPDHVLGRTFYLLESFPGRYAGGEVWVEADPDGSSRDGTSGVVIGAADWASAWAIAPDGTALAPVEGGERQRELALRTGVNLAMYALTGNYKADQVHVPAILERLGQD; translated from the coding sequence ATGATCGCGCTCGGGCCGCTCGCCTTCGCCGCGCCTCTTGCGCTTCTGGGCCTTTTCGCCCTGCCGCTGCTCTGGATGGTGCTGCGCGCCACCCCGCCGAGCCCGCGCGAGGTCGTCTTCGCCCCGCTCGCGCTGCTGCGGCGCATCGCGCGGACGCCGGAGACGCCGCAATCCACCCCGCTCTGGCTGATCGTCCTGCGCCTGTTCCTCGCCGCGCTCGTGATCCTGGCCCTCGCCCGTCCGGTCTGGCAGCCCGAGGCGGAACTCGGCGAGGACCTGCCGCTCCTCGTCCTGGTCGATGACGGCTGGGCCGCGGCGGCCGGCTGGCGCGCGGTCGGTGCCGAGGCGCAGGGCCGGCTCGAACGCGCCGCGGTCGACGGGCGCCAGGCGGCCCTCGTCTTCACCGCCGAGCCTCAGGAAACCGCCGAGACGGTCCGCTTCGGCGATGCGCGCGAGGCTCTGGCACGCCTGCAGGCCGCCGAGCCGCGGCCCTGGTCGGGCAACCGCACCCTCGCCGCCGAACGCATCGAGGCCGCCTTCGCACAGGCCGGCGCACCGGCGCGGGCGGAGATCCTCTGGCTCGCCGACGGGCTTGCCGGGACCGACGATGGCGACGTCTCGCGCCGGCTCGCGGCGCACGGACCGCTCACCGTGATGGTCCCGCCGGCCGAGGACAGCCCGCTCGCCCTGCGCCCGGCGCAGCCGACCGAGGCGGGGTTCGAGGCCGAGCTGGTGCGGGCCGACACGCGCGGAGCCCGCACGGCGGACGTCGTCGCCATCGCCGCGGACGGCCAGGCGCTGGCGCGCGGCGAGGCGGTGTTCGAGGACGGCGCCGCGACGGCGCGCTTCACCGCGCGCCTGCCGCTCGATCTGCGAAACCAGATGCGCCTGATCCGCATCGAGGGCGAGGCGAGCGCCGGCGCGGTGCAGCTCGCCGACGATGCCTGGCGCCATCCCCGCGTCGGGGTGATCGAGCCGGCCGGCGGGGAGCAGGACCAGCCCCTGCTCTCCGACCTGCACTATGTCGGCGAGGCGCTCGCACCCCATGCCGAGCTGTGGCGCGACACGCTGGACGATCTTCTCGAGGCCGGGCCGGCCGTGCTCGTCATGGTCGACGCCGCGCGCACCGAGGACGCGCGCCTCGCCGATTTCGTGACCGGAGGCGGCGTGCTGATCCGCTTTGCCGGGCCGCGCCTCGCCACGCGCGGCGACGACCTCCTCCCGGTGCCGCTGCGCTCGGGCGGGCGGCTGTTCGGCGGGGCGATGGCCTGGGACGAGCCCCAGCAGCTGGACGCCTTCGGCGAGGACAGCCCGTTCGCCGGCCTCGCCGTGCCTGCAGACGTGATGGTGACCCGCCAGGTGCTGGCCGAGCCGGGACCGGCCCTGGACTCCCACGTCTGGGCGCGGCTTCGCGACGGCACGCCGCTGGTGACCGCCGAGCGGCGCGGAGAGGGCTGGATCGTGCTGTTCCACGTCACCGCCGGGCCGGACTGGTCCAACCTGCCGCTTTCCGGGCTCTACCCGGCCATGCTGCGCCGCGTGCTGGCGCTGGCGGGCAGCGGCGCGGCGGCCGTGCCCGCCGAAGGCGCCTGGCAGATCGAGCGCCAGCTCTCCGGGACCGGCCGGCTCGTCGCGCCCTCCGGCCTTGCCGAGCCGGTCGCGGCCGATGGGCTCGCCCGCGCCGAGGCCTCGCCGCAGACCCCGCCGGGCCTCTGGCGGCTCGGTGCGGCGAGCGCGGCGCTCAATGTGATCGGGCCGCGGACCGCGATCGCCCCGCTGGCGCGCGAGCTGCCCGGCGCCCATGTCGTCACCCGCGACGGCACCCGCGAGCTGCGCCTCGCCGGCCCGCTGCTGGCATTCGCCCTCCTCCTGTTCGCGGCTGACATGATCATCGCGCTCGCCCTGTCGGGCCGGCTGCCGGCGCTGCGGCGCGGGCTCGCGAGCCTCGCCGTCGCGGCCGTCGCCCTGCCCCTGATGCTGTTCGAGGCACGCGCCCAGGACGCCGCGATCAGCGATGCCGAGGCGATGGACCGCGCGCTCGAGGTGCGCTTCGGCTACGTGCTCACGGGCAATGCTGAGATCGACCGCATCAGCCAGGCCGGGCTCGAGGGCCTCGCGGCCACGCTGTTCGCGCGCACCGCGATCGAGCCGGGCGAGCCGCGCGGCATCGAGATCGAGTCCGAGCCGATCCTGTTCTATCCGATGATCTACTGGCCGGTGACCGAGGATGCCCCGGCGCTGAGCCCGAACGCGGCGGCGCGGGTGGAAGCCTATCTGCAGTCGGGCGGGCTGATCGTGTTCGACACGCGCGATGCCGGCACGGTCGCGGTGCGCCGCGAGCCGCATCCGGGCCTGGTGCGCGTGCTCGACGCGATCGACGTGCCCCCGCTCGCGCGCATCCCGCCCGATCACGTGCTGGGACGCACCTTCTACCTGCTGGAGAGCTTCCCCGGGCGCTATGCGGGCGGTGAGGTCTGGGTCGAGGCCGATCCCGACGGCTCCTCGCGCGACGGCACCTCCGGCGTCGTCATCGGCGCGGCGGACTGGGCGTCGGCCTGGGCGATCGCGCCGGACGGAACCGCGCTGGCCCCGGTCGAGGGCGGGGAGCGCCAGCGCGAGCTGGCCCTGCGCACCGGGGTCAATCTCGCCATGTATGCGCTGACCGGCAATTACAAGGCCGACCAGGTCCACGTGCCGGCGATCCTGGAACGGCTGGGGCAGGACTGA
- a CDS encoding CCA tRNA nucleotidyltransferase has translation MSPARLDPEAHPWMTRPATRAVVEALNAGGQDLARFVGGCVRNALMGVPVDDVDIATVLHPEEVMRRTAAAGLKPVPTGIDHGTITVVSKGIPYEVTTLRKDVATDGRRAVVAFASDWKEDAARRDFRLNAIYARPDGSLYDPFGGAADAGAGRIIFIGEPEERIAEDYLRILRFYRFNAWYGLGEPDLRGQAACVAMREGMAKLSAERIWKELKKLLAAPAPVTALEAMQEGHILEEVLPAALDFNLLFRLINRDQRMERAPDPLLRVAALAGGGEDSVAALARAMKVSKAERARLAAAAQRPLVTPGLARPELERRLYERGSQAVIDQLRLAEARGAGDPARAEAGIAAARAFERPVFPVSGRHLVKAGFAPGPELGELLAALEEAWIESGFALDRGALIEMARARAAGQGDEG, from the coding sequence ATGAGCCCGGCGCGGCTCGACCCCGAAGCCCATCCCTGGATGACCCGGCCCGCCACCCGCGCCGTGGTCGAGGCGCTCAATGCCGGCGGGCAGGATCTCGCGCGCTTCGTGGGCGGGTGCGTCAGGAATGCGCTGATGGGCGTTCCGGTCGACGATGTCGACATCGCCACCGTGCTGCATCCCGAGGAGGTGATGCGCCGGACCGCCGCGGCCGGCCTGAAACCCGTCCCGACCGGCATCGATCACGGGACGATCACCGTGGTCTCGAAGGGGATACCCTACGAGGTCACGACGCTGCGAAAGGACGTCGCCACCGACGGGCGGCGTGCCGTGGTGGCCTTCGCCAGCGACTGGAAGGAGGACGCGGCGCGGCGCGATTTCCGCCTCAACGCGATCTATGCCCGCCCCGACGGCTCGCTCTACGACCCGTTCGGCGGAGCGGCCGATGCCGGGGCCGGCCGCATCATCTTCATCGGCGAGCCCGAGGAGCGTATCGCCGAGGACTATCTGAGGATCCTGCGCTTCTACCGCTTCAACGCGTGGTACGGGCTCGGCGAGCCGGACCTGCGCGGCCAGGCGGCCTGCGTCGCGATGCGCGAGGGGATGGCGAAACTGTCCGCGGAGCGGATCTGGAAGGAGCTGAAGAAGCTGCTCGCCGCCCCCGCCCCGGTGACGGCGCTCGAGGCGATGCAGGAGGGCCACATCCTTGAGGAAGTCTTACCGGCTGCGCTCGACTTCAACCTCTTGTTCAGGCTAATTAACAGGGACCAGAGGATGGAGCGCGCGCCCGACCCGCTGCTGCGGGTCGCCGCGCTGGCGGGAGGCGGTGAGGACAGCGTGGCAGCCCTGGCCCGCGCCATGAAGGTCTCGAAAGCCGAGCGCGCCCGGCTCGCGGCCGCGGCGCAGCGCCCGCTCGTGACCCCCGGGCTGGCGCGCCCGGAACTGGAGCGAAGACTCTACGAGCGCGGATCGCAGGCGGTGATCGACCAGCTGCGCCTCGCCGAGGCGCGCGGGGCCGGAGATCCGGCCCGGGCCGAGGCGGGCATCGCCGCCGCCCGCGCGTTCGAACGCCCGGTCTTCCCCGTCTCCGGCCGCCATCTCGTGAAGGCGGGATTCGCGCCTGGCCCGGAACTCGGCGAGCTGCTCGCCGCTTTGGAGGAGGCCTGGATCGAATCCGGCTTCGCGCTCGATCGCGGTGCGCTGATCGAGATGGCACGGGCCCGGGCCGCCGGGCAGGGGGACGAGGGATGA
- a CDS encoding mechanosensitive ion channel family protein, whose protein sequence is MANTRPDFLSPEQLEAWRGRLVEMFESARAELFTIEVMLQAGATAIALAAGLLLGPLLIKLFKRLFAAPALKWLRDAGTRVGESIAGASLAFLLLIAARVGFEQAGANVFVLNLAASLTGAWIIIRFASAFIAEPFWARLIANLIWVIAALNILGWLEPFSAFLNGIGMDVGEGGRLSLLTLLRAIFILAILYWVATRVSKLLASRVGKIPNLTPSARLLLSKSVQIGLITLAVVVGLNFAGVDLAALAIFSGAVGLGIGFGLQKIFANLISGLILLMDRSIKPGDVITLEDTYGHVNALGMRFASVITRDGMEHIIPNEDFITTKVINWSYSDRAVRVKKQVGVAYDTDVPRAMEVIVEAANTVPRVLEAPATRCLLRSFDDSQITLEVRFWISDPEGGVNNVASDVYVAIWKAFKENGIQFPFPQRDVHLMDDHGPIKVRIEKEG, encoded by the coding sequence ATGGCGAACACCCGGCCGGATTTTCTCTCGCCCGAACAGCTCGAGGCCTGGCGCGGCCGGCTCGTGGAGATGTTCGAGTCCGCGCGCGCCGAGCTGTTCACGATCGAGGTGATGCTGCAGGCCGGCGCGACCGCCATCGCGCTCGCCGCGGGCCTGCTGCTCGGCCCGCTCCTCATCAAGCTGTTCAAGCGCCTGTTCGCCGCGCCGGCGCTGAAATGGCTGCGCGATGCGGGCACGCGCGTGGGAGAGTCCATCGCCGGGGCGAGCCTCGCCTTCCTCCTGCTGATTGCGGCGCGCGTCGGGTTCGAGCAGGCCGGCGCGAACGTGTTCGTGCTCAACCTGGCCGCCAGCCTGACGGGCGCCTGGATCATCATCCGCTTCGCCTCGGCCTTCATCGCCGAGCCGTTCTGGGCGCGCCTGATCGCGAACCTCATCTGGGTGATCGCGGCGCTGAACATACTGGGCTGGCTGGAGCCGTTCTCGGCCTTCCTCAACGGGATCGGCATGGATGTCGGCGAGGGCGGCAGGCTCTCCCTGCTCACGCTGCTGCGCGCGATCTTCATCCTCGCGATCCTCTACTGGGTGGCGACGCGCGTCTCCAAGCTGCTCGCCTCGCGGGTCGGCAAGATCCCGAACCTCACGCCCTCCGCGCGCCTGCTCCTGAGCAAGAGCGTGCAGATCGGCCTCATAACCCTCGCCGTCGTGGTGGGGCTCAACTTCGCCGGGGTCGATCTCGCCGCGCTCGCCATCTTCTCCGGCGCGGTGGGCCTGGGCATCGGCTTCGGCCTGCAGAAGATCTTCGCCAACCTGATTTCCGGCCTGATCCTCCTCATGGACCGCTCGATCAAGCCGGGCGACGTGATCACGCTGGAGGACACCTACGGCCACGTGAACGCGCTCGGGATGCGCTTTGCCAGCGTGATCACGCGCGACGGGATGGAGCACATCATCCCGAACGAGGACTTCATCACCACCAAGGTGATCAACTGGTCCTATTCCGACCGTGCGGTGCGGGTGAAGAAGCAGGTCGGCGTGGCCTACGACACCGACGTGCCCCGGGCCATGGAGGTGATCGTGGAAGCGGCCAACACCGTGCCGCGCGTGCTGGAGGCGCCCGCGACGCGCTGCCTGCTCAGAAGCTTCGACGACAGCCAGATCACGCTGGAGGTGCGCTTCTGGATCTCCGATCCCGAGGGCGGGGTGAACAACGTGGCCTCCGATGTCTATGTCGCGATCTGGAAGGCGTTCAAGGAGAACGGCATCCAGTTCCCCTTCCCGCAGCGCGACGTCCACCTGATGGACGATCACGGCCCGATCAAGGTAAGGATCGAGAAGGAGGGCTGA
- the cutA gene encoding divalent-cation tolerance protein CutA, translating to MAERPSMCLLYTTWPAAAPAREAAAALLEEGLIACANILSGSTSIYRWQGEVKEEGEIVALFKTAADRAERARDRLVALHPYEEPCVIALGVETGASAPGFLDWVEAETRRGA from the coding sequence ATGGCCGAGCGTCCCAGCATGTGCCTGCTCTACACGACCTGGCCCGCGGCCGCGCCGGCACGCGAGGCCGCCGCCGCACTGCTGGAGGAGGGCCTGATCGCCTGTGCGAACATCCTCTCCGGCTCGACCTCGATCTATCGCTGGCAGGGCGAGGTGAAGGAGGAGGGCGAGATCGTCGCCCTGTTCAAGACCGCCGCCGACCGGGCGGAGCGGGCGCGTGACCGGCTGGTCGCGCTGCACCCCTACGAAGAACCCTGCGTCATCGCGCTCGGCGTCGAGACCGGCGCGTCCGCGCCGGGATTCCTCGACTGGGTGGAAGCGGAAACGCGCCGCGGCGCGTGA
- a CDS encoding ATP-binding protein, translated as MSRTVRSLLHDAPILDPQLTGSEVYDLFHDDPDLLVCAVVEDARPIGLVSRNAFFLKMADMHGRALFGRRPITYLMNREPLTIEDDRPIVDLSGRIVTDRPSALFDGFVITRDGRYLGVGTGVDLMGVLHQESEERNRKLVALAEQLGRARIEALAAAQAKSEFLATMSHEIRTPLNGVLGVAQLLIESGLDPERLKLAETIRNSGEILLRLLNDILDLSKIEAGRMDLEVTSFSAEEIADDARRLWRARAEEKALTLRVHCESGAGRRLEGDPVRIKQILFNLIGNAIKFTDAGSVDVVMRLVPIGRGRTALRAEVRDTGCGVPEAARAKLFTSFTQADGATTRKFGGTGLGLAICKRLVELMGGMIGFESEAGQGSTFWFEVVLQDGAAPALPQPANVTALPADAGEGPAILVAEDNAINREVVAGFLRLRGWSCDVVADGQAALDAVGTRAYDLVLMDVQMPVLDGLEATRRIRALDGPAASVPILALTANAMRGDERRCLDAGMDGYIAKPIRKEVFFAEIERVLVPAPDSERARGKVA; from the coding sequence ATGTCCCGAACCGTCCGGTCCCTTCTCCACGACGCCCCGATCCTCGATCCTCAGCTCACCGGTTCCGAGGTCTACGACCTGTTCCACGACGATCCCGACCTGCTGGTCTGCGCCGTCGTCGAGGACGCCCGCCCGATCGGCCTGGTCTCGCGCAACGCCTTCTTCCTGAAAATGGCCGACATGCACGGGCGCGCCCTGTTCGGCCGGCGTCCGATCACCTACCTGATGAACAGGGAGCCGCTGACGATCGAGGACGACCGGCCGATCGTCGATCTCAGCGGGCGGATCGTCACCGACCGGCCTTCCGCCCTGTTCGACGGTTTCGTGATCACCCGCGACGGGCGCTATCTCGGCGTCGGAACCGGGGTCGACCTGATGGGCGTCCTCCACCAGGAGAGCGAGGAGCGCAACCGCAAGCTGGTCGCGCTCGCCGAGCAGCTCGGGCGCGCGCGCATCGAGGCGCTGGCCGCCGCCCAGGCGAAGTCGGAATTCCTCGCCACGATGAGCCACGAGATCCGCACGCCGCTCAACGGTGTGCTCGGCGTCGCCCAGCTGCTCATCGAGAGCGGGCTCGATCCCGAACGCCTGAAGCTCGCCGAGACGATCCGGAACTCGGGCGAGATCCTGCTGCGCCTGCTCAACGACATTCTCGACCTGTCCAAGATCGAGGCGGGCAGGATGGACCTCGAGGTGACCTCGTTCAGCGCCGAGGAGATCGCCGACGATGCGCGCCGGCTCTGGCGGGCCCGCGCCGAGGAGAAGGCGCTGACGCTGCGGGTGCACTGCGAGAGCGGAGCCGGGCGCCGGCTCGAAGGCGATCCGGTGCGTATCAAGCAGATCCTGTTCAACCTCATCGGCAACGCCATCAAGTTCACCGATGCCGGCTCGGTCGACGTGGTGATGCGCCTGGTGCCCATCGGGCGCGGGCGCACGGCCCTGCGCGCCGAGGTGCGCGACACCGGGTGCGGCGTGCCGGAAGCCGCGCGCGCGAAACTCTTCACCTCGTTCACGCAGGCCGATGGCGCGACGACGCGCAAGTTTGGCGGCACCGGTCTCGGCCTGGCGATCTGCAAGCGCCTCGTCGAGCTGATGGGCGGCATGATCGGCTTCGAGAGCGAGGCCGGCCAGGGCTCGACCTTCTGGTTCGAGGTCGTCCTGCAGGACGGCGCGGCGCCGGCCCTGCCCCAACCCGCGAACGTGACCGCCCTCCCGGCCGATGCCGGCGAGGGCCCGGCCATCCTCGTCGCCGAGGACAACGCGATCAACCGCGAGGTCGTCGCGGGCTTCCTGCGGCTTCGCGGCTGGAGCTGCGATGTGGTCGCGGACGGTCAGGCCGCCCTCGACGCGGTCGGCACGCGCGCCTACGACCTGGTCCTGATGGACGTGCAGATGCCGGTTCTCGACGGGCTGGAGGCGACGCGCCGGATCCGCGCCCTCGACGGGCCGGCCGCCTCGGTGCCGATCCTCGCCCTGACGGCCAACGCGATGCGCGGGGACGAGCGGCGCTGTCTCGATGCCGGCATGGACGGATACATCGCGAAGCCGATCCGCAAGGAGGTCTTCTTCGCCGAGATCGAGCGGGTCCTGGTGCCGGCGCCGGACAGCGAGCGAGCGCGCGGCAAGGTCGCCTGA
- a CDS encoding CoA pyrophosphatase, translating to MKDALHHSPEEIVERLCAVLDPVDARRRKPRRSDFDLNREDAPAPRKLKPAAVLVPLVRREERLCVIFTRRADHLQAHAGQISFPGGRQNVGRESLAECALRETAEEIGVSPDEVELLGRFDAYATVTGYAVTPFVGLVDPGFELVPDPGEVAEVFETPFDFLMNPRNHRLEEREFRGRLRRYYAMPYQGRYIWGATAGMLKALSDRLTG from the coding sequence GTGAAGGACGCGCTCCACCATTCGCCCGAGGAGATCGTCGAGCGGCTCTGCGCCGTGCTCGACCCGGTGGACGCGCGCCGGAGGAAGCCGCGCCGCTCCGATTTCGACCTCAACCGCGAGGATGCGCCCGCGCCGCGCAAGCTGAAGCCGGCCGCGGTGCTCGTCCCGCTCGTGCGTCGCGAGGAAAGGCTGTGCGTGATCTTCACCCGGCGCGCCGACCATCTGCAGGCCCACGCCGGACAGATCAGCTTTCCCGGCGGGCGCCAGAATGTCGGGCGCGAGAGTCTCGCCGAATGCGCGCTGCGCGAAACGGCCGAGGAGATCGGCGTGTCGCCGGACGAGGTCGAGCTTCTGGGCCGCTTCGACGCCTACGCGACCGTGACGGGCTATGCGGTGACGCCCTTCGTGGGCCTGGTCGATCCGGGCTTCGAACTCGTTCCGGACCCCGGCGAGGTCGCCGAGGTGTTCGAGACCCCGTTCGACTTCCTGATGAATCCGCGCAATCACCGGCTCGAGGAACGCGAGTTCCGCGGGCGTTTGCGCCGCTACTACGCCATGCCCTATCAGGGGCGCTATATCTGGGGGGCGACCGCGGGCATGCTGAAGGCATTGTCCGACCGGCTCACCGGTTAG
- a CDS encoding DUF1285 domain-containing protein has product MAGSESDSDVMQSLVEAAEAGGGGLPPVDRWNPEACGKMDLVIRRDGSWWHEGTRITRERLVRLFSRILRKDADGKTYLVTPVEKIEIEVEAAPFLAIRMDAEGEGKAQRIAFLTNMDEAVIAGPDHPIRVETGADGEPEPYVHVRGNLEALINRATFYDLAERAVEGEDAEGRKVMGVWSEGVFFPLGPKG; this is encoded by the coding sequence ATGGCCGGAAGCGAATCTGACTCCGATGTAATGCAGTCCCTCGTCGAGGCGGCCGAGGCCGGCGGGGGCGGACTGCCGCCGGTGGACAGGTGGAATCCCGAAGCCTGCGGCAAGATGGATCTCGTCATCCGGCGCGACGGCAGCTGGTGGCACGAGGGCACGCGCATCACGCGCGAGCGCCTGGTGCGCCTGTTCTCGCGCATCCTGAGGAAGGACGCGGACGGCAAGACCTATCTCGTCACCCCGGTGGAGAAGATCGAGATCGAGGTCGAGGCCGCGCCCTTCCTCGCGATCCGCATGGATGCCGAGGGCGAAGGCAAGGCGCAGAGAATCGCCTTCCTGACCAATATGGACGAGGCCGTGATCGCCGGTCCGGACCATCCGATCCGGGTGGAGACCGGGGCAGACGGCGAGCCGGAGCCCTATGTCCACGTGCGCGGCAATCTGGAAGCCCTGATCAACCGCGCGACCTTCTACGATCTCGCCGAACGCGCCGTGGAGGGCGAGGACGCGGAAGGACGCAAGGTCATGGGCGTCTGGAGCGAGGGCGTCTTCTTCCCGCTGGGACCGAAAGGGTGA
- a CDS encoding DUF58 domain-containing protein translates to MSEPGTPRTQRLRHEAETAAARFPALLAEAQIIAASVVHGTHGRRRPGSGETFWEYRHYRREDAASAIDWRRSARGDQLFVRETEWEAANAVHLWRDGGAGMALASPGRPLKRDRAAVCLMALASLLSRGGERIAALGETGRARAGRTGLERTLHALAEGPGSTRAIEAPELPRHARVVLASDFLDPPETTAARLSALTAAGAEGALLRIVDPAEEDFPFTGRTRFRDPGLGANLLFGRAETARDAYRGLWREHGAALGDVARKAGFTLITHRTDRPAASAVLSLYQAIAGLR, encoded by the coding sequence ATGAGCGAGCCCGGCACGCCACGGACGCAGCGCCTGCGCCATGAGGCGGAGACCGCCGCGGCGCGCTTTCCCGCCCTGCTCGCCGAGGCCCAGATCATCGCGGCCAGCGTCGTGCACGGCACGCACGGACGGCGCCGGCCGGGCTCGGGCGAGACCTTCTGGGAATACCGCCATTACCGCCGCGAGGATGCCGCCTCGGCCATCGACTGGCGGCGCTCGGCGCGCGGCGACCAGCTCTTCGTGCGCGAAACCGAGTGGGAGGCGGCCAATGCCGTCCATCTCTGGCGCGACGGCGGCGCGGGCATGGCGCTCGCCTCGCCCGGCCGGCCGCTGAAGCGCGACCGGGCCGCGGTCTGCCTCATGGCGCTCGCCAGCCTGCTGTCGCGCGGCGGGGAACGCATCGCCGCGCTCGGCGAGACCGGGCGGGCGCGCGCCGGCCGCACCGGGCTCGAACGCACCCTGCACGCCCTCGCCGAGGGACCGGGTTCGACCCGGGCGATCGAGGCCCCCGAACTGCCGCGCCACGCCCGCGTGGTGCTGGCGAGCGACTTCCTCGACCCGCCCGAGACCACGGCGGCGCGCCTGTCAGCGCTCACCGCGGCCGGTGCCGAGGGCGCCCTCCTGCGCATCGTCGATCCGGCCGAGGAGGATTTCCCCTTCACCGGGCGCACCCGGTTCAGGGATCCGGGCCTCGGCGCGAACCTCCTCTTCGGGCGGGCGGAGACGGCGCGCGACGCCTATCGCGGGCTGTGGCGCGAGCACGGCGCGGCGCTGGGCGACGTCGCGCGCAAGGCCGGCTTCACGCTGATCACCCACCGCACCGACCGGCCGGCGGCAAGCGCGGTGCTGTCGCTCTACCAGGCGATCGCGGGGCTTCGATGA
- a CDS encoding AAA family ATPase, giving the protein MTVSKEDARALEHRADRAAERLAEAKGSIRKTIIGLDEVVERALAVILSGGHGLLVGAPGLAKTKLVHTLAVVTGLDDKRVQFTPDLMPADILGSEVLEESEGGKRAFRFLPGPVFCRLLMADEINRASPRTQAALLQAMQEGFVTVAGARHDLPRPFHVLATQNPIEQEGTYPLPEAQLDRFLMQIDVPYPSREDERAILLATTGVEEAQSHTVLSAEEILDLQTLVRAMPVGEETLNAVLALLERARPDTSPDGEVKDGVAWGPGPRAGQALMLAVRARALLQGRLAPSSADVAALAEPVLKHRMALTFAAKADGLKLETLIARLAAEAA; this is encoded by the coding sequence ATGACCGTCTCGAAGGAAGACGCCCGCGCGCTCGAACACCGCGCCGATCGGGCCGCCGAGCGCCTCGCCGAGGCGAAGGGCTCGATCCGGAAGACCATTATCGGCCTCGACGAGGTCGTCGAGCGCGCGCTCGCGGTGATCCTGTCGGGCGGGCACGGCCTCCTGGTCGGCGCGCCGGGCCTTGCCAAGACCAAGCTCGTGCACACGCTCGCCGTGGTGACCGGCCTCGACGACAAGCGCGTCCAGTTCACCCCGGACCTGATGCCGGCCGACATTCTCGGCTCGGAGGTGCTGGAGGAGAGCGAGGGCGGCAAGCGCGCCTTCCGCTTCCTGCCCGGCCCGGTCTTCTGCCGCCTGCTGATGGCCGACGAGATCAACCGGGCGAGCCCGAGGACGCAGGCCGCCCTCCTGCAGGCGATGCAGGAAGGTTTCGTCACCGTGGCCGGTGCGCGTCATGACCTGCCCAGGCCCTTCCACGTGCTCGCGACCCAGAACCCGATCGAGCAGGAGGGCACCTATCCCCTGCCCGAAGCCCAGCTCGACCGGTTCCTGATGCAGATCGACGTGCCCTATCCCAGCCGCGAGGACGAGCGCGCGATCCTGCTCGCCACGACCGGCGTGGAGGAGGCGCAGTCCCACACCGTGCTCAGCGCCGAGGAAATCCTGGACCTGCAGACCCTGGTGCGCGCCATGCCGGTCGGGGAGGAGACCCTGAACGCCGTGCTCGCCCTGCTCGAACGCGCCCGGCCCGACACCTCGCCGGACGGCGAGGTGAAGGACGGCGTCGCCTGGGGGCCCGGCCCGCGGGCCGGCCAGGCGCTGATGCTGGCGGTGCGCGCCCGCGCTCTGCTGCAGGGCCGGCTCGCGCCATCCAGCGCCGATGTCGCCGCGCTCGCCGAACCGGTGCTGAAGCACCGCATGGCGCTCACCTTCGCGGCCAAGGCCGACGGGCTGAAGCTGGAGACGCTCATCGCCCGGCTCGCGGCGGAGGCGGCCTGA